TGCAGCAGAAGGTTTTCTTTCTAATCTGTGTTGGCATCAGTCAAAACGGGATCCCGCATTCTAGGAACAGTATTAACCTGATCGAAACTGTCAAAGGTGCACCACATAGAGACTACTGAACAATATGGCTTTAGAACCAGAATTGCCATCTGATGCACTCGTTGAGATTCTAACGAGATCATCCTTAGAAACTGTAGGGCGTTGCAGATCGCTTTCAAAGGAGTGGAATCATGTCTCATACGAATCAAGCTTCCATCAACTGCTGTGCGAAAGAACGAACacaatttctggatttttcaTTCAGCACCTAGTCAACTGCCAATACTCGTCGGCGTTTGTGTCGCCGGATACTAATTCCGACCCCACTTCCAAACTGTCATTGGATTTTTTAAAAGTTCCTGTCCAGATTGAAGCTGCGAATCAATGCATACTAGTGTGTGTCAACCAGAACAACAGGTACTTGGTTTGTAAGCCTGCTACGAAACAATGGGAAAGGATACCGAATCCGAAAACCAAGTACCAAACTGCAAGCACTGCCCTGATCGTGTTGAAGTCCAATCCTTTGAAATACAAGATTATTCGATTCTCAAACGCCAAGGTACTTCTCAACAAGCACAACTCTCACTGGTGGCGCCATCTTAGGTGCGAGATTTTTTATTCAACTAGAGGAGCATGGAAGCGGTCAAAGGATTTGATTCTACCTGATCCTAGTGTGTTCTGCGCCAATAAAGAAAATACTGTTGTAGCAGCAAACGGTGGTCTGCATTGGCTTCTGTCAAGTAATCAAGTA
This genomic interval from Argentina anserina chromosome 1, drPotAnse1.1, whole genome shotgun sequence contains the following:
- the LOC126793910 gene encoding uncharacterized protein LOC126793910, coding for MALEPELPSDALVEILTRSSLETVGRCRSLSKEWNHVSYESSFHQLLCERTNTISGFFIQHLVNCQYSSAFVSPDTNSDPTSKLSLDFLKVPVQIEAANQCILVCVNQNNRYLVCKPATKQWERIPNPKTKYQTASTALIVLKSNPLKYKIIRFSNAKVLLNKHNSHWWRHLRCEIFYSTRGAWKRSKDLILPDPSVFCANKENTVVAANGGLHWLLSSNQVFAFYEDSENWEVFSLPLSAIDNASYNKLLLVEHQGRLALIRGRDDFLDMWVMENYARKLWSEKQTWNMDKLSAEEIYVSPLAFHNGDAALMEGFNKVIFHNFQERKSHQIRLDHPPYRIFKFQSDMEEVNLNSGGT